One window of Siniperca chuatsi isolate FFG_IHB_CAS linkage group LG15, ASM2008510v1, whole genome shotgun sequence genomic DNA carries:
- the iah1 gene encoding isoamyl acetate-hydrolyzing esterase 1 homolog, protein MSKFKTVIWPKVILFGDSITQFSFQANGWGAEIANKLARKCDVENRGLSGYNSRWAKIVLPRLINSPNSADNKIAAVTVFFGANDCALEDKNPQQHVPLQEYSENLKEITRLLASAGVSADRVIFITPPPVHEPAWEKECILKGCSLNRLNSVAGQYAQACVQAAGQCGTDVLDLWTLMQKDGQDYMAYLSDGLHLSEKGNKFVAQHLWGLLESRVADLPFILPYWGDIDAKSPESSLLCDQ, encoded by the exons ATGTCCAAGTTCAAAACAGTAATTTGGCCTAAAGTGATTTTATTTGGGGACTCCATCACACAG ttttcatttcaagCCAATGGTTGGGGTGCAGAAATTGCCAACAAACTAGCAAG AAAGTGTGATGTTGAAAACAGAGGACTGTCTGGCTACAACTCCAGATGGGCAAAGATAGTTCTTCCTCGCCTCATCAACAGCCCAAACTCAGCAGACAACAAAATAGCTGCTGTCACTGTCTTCTTTGGAGCCAACGACTGCGCGCTGGAAG ATAAAAACCCCCAGCAGCACGTCCCCCTGCAGGAGTATTCAGAGAACCTGAAGGAGATCACCAGGCTCCTGGCGTCAGCTGGAGTGTCAGCAGACAGAGTTATCTTCATCACCCCTCCACCTGTTCATGAGCCAGCCTGGGAGAAGGAGTGCATTTTGAAAG GATGTTCCCTCAATCGCCTCAACTCTGTAGCGGGGCAGTATGCTCAGGCGTGCGTCCAGGCTGCTGGTCAGTGTGGTACGGATGTCCTGGACCTCTGGACACTCATGCAGAAAGATGGACAG GACTACATGGCCTACCTGTCTGACGGGCTCCATCTCTCAGAGAAGGGAAACAAGTTTGTGGCTCAGCACCTGTGGGGACTGCTGGAGAGTCGTGTGGCCGACCTGCCGTTCATCCTGCCCTACTGGGGAGATATCGATGCCAAGAGCCCCGAGAGCAGCCTCCTCTGTGAccagtga
- the LOC122861443 gene encoding dnaJ homolog subfamily C member 18-like, giving the protein MAEVRHRVGRGAYDFVHKLCKRYLLEIKNKQGKIAIQASALSPGFLLGDIQNGELYGAENAADRVTVGVSQDSYTRVTQLFSTVDDVWENGNVAEYYYYYLGLNKEYSLPNKTLVQNIERNLPLYRSNARFRRTFCTCRSARRQQSLGSRRLCWGHGEFVFTRAYSGNGTRSEPLYKTKTGYYEVLQVTPTATQAQIKTAYYKQSFIYHPDRNASSGEATVRFSEISEAYTVLGNKALRKKYDRGLLSQSDLIATARPSVKGTTGSSKQTEGRRSVVGGDSRGGVFDFDKFFKDHYNEQLQRQRDIRVRKEEMLRKKQETIGEKKLGRMMEMGVGALLAMAVAILISLKRG; this is encoded by the coding sequence ATGGCGGAGGTCAGGCATCGTGTTGGAAGGGGAGCGTACGACTTTGTACACAAATTATGTAAACGGTACCTCCTGGAAATTAAGAACAAGCAAGGTAAAATTGCAATACAGGCTTCGGCTCTATCACCTGGGTTTCTGTTGGGTGATATTCAAAATGGCGAACTGTATGGAGCCGAAAATGCTGCCGACAGAGTGACCGTTGGAGTTTCACAGGACAGTTACACAAGGGTAACACAACTGTTTAGTACTGTTGACGATGTTTGGGAAAACGGAAATGTCgctgaatattattattattatcttggACTCAACAAAGAGTATTCACTTCCTAACAAGACCCTGGTTCAAAATATAGAAAGAAATCTCCCTCTGTATCGCAGTAATGCCAGGTTTCGGAGGACTTTCTGCACCTGCAGGTCTGCTCGTCGACAACAGAGCCTCGGTAGTCGGCGTTTGTGTTGGGGACATGGAGAGTTTGTGTTTACCAGAGCTTACAGCGGCAACGGAACCCGATCTGAGCCCctttacaaaaccaaaacaggCTACTATGAAGTCCTGCAGGTGACACCTACCGCCACTCAAGCCCAGATAAAAACAGCCTACTACAAGCAGTCCTTCATCTACCACCCGGACAGAAACGCCAGTAGCGGGGAGGCCACTGTCCGCTTCTCTGAGATCAGCGAGGCCTACACCGTGCTGGGCAACAAGGCACTGAGGAAGAAATACGACAGGGGTCTGTTGAGCCAGTCAGACCTCATCGCAACAGCCAGACCCTCCGTCAAGGGCACCACAGGCAGCTCAAAGCAAACCGAGGGCCGCCGGTCTGTGGTGGGCGGAGACAGCCGAGGAGGCGTCTTTGATTTCGACAAGTTTTTCAAGGATCACTACAACGAACAGCTGCAGAGACAACGAGACATCAGAGTCCGCAAAGAGGAGATGCTGAGGAAGAAGCAGGAGACGATTGGGGAGAAGAAGCTGGGCAGGATGATGGAGATGGGAGTCGGGGCGCTGCTGGCGATGGCCGTGGCTATACTGATCAGCTTAAAACGGGGTTGA